The genomic DNA GAATATTCAGATTTCGAACCATTGTCAATCGAATCGTCTGAACCATCCATCATGCAGTCACAATCCCCGCCCTCAATCCTGTCCACATATTCGACGGCCAAGTTGTATATCCTGTTGGCCTGCGTAGAGGAAAAATCGATTTCGTCAAGAAGTTCTACGGTCCGTTCGTTATTCTTTCTGATTTGCTTAGAGATCTTGGCTCTTTCGGTATCTGAAAGAGTTGGAGTATCAAGTTTTTTTCTCAGTTCTTCGGTCTCAGCAAAAAGTTCTCTGATTGAAAGAAAGTTCCTTGCGGAGTTTCTATATGCTTCGCCGTCAGCGGGGGATTCCATGTCCTCGCCCTGGTAGCCCGCACCGAGTGCCCCTTCTTTTATCTCTTCTTCGAGCTTGAGAACCTTTTTCATCATGAAGGGGTTCTCTATTATCATTCTCGCGATTATTTTTTTGCCTTTTTCAATCTGTCTTGCTATCTCAACCTCTTCCTCCTTGGAAAGGAGGGAGTGCTGCGCAATAGCGAGAATGTACGATCTTATAGGGTCTTGGTCGGAATCATTGCTCTTTACGTGTTTGAGCTTATCTTCCGCTCGAGAATCAGGCGGGGCATTTTGAAAATTCTGTGCGGACTCAGAGAATTCCCCTTCGTCCTGCCCGTCGATTTCGCTCCTCAACCCGTTAGTCTCGTCGTTTGGATTCAACTTGCAGTTCCTCTTATGGTCTTTTCCATACTCACCAGATCCCTGTATTGCTCAACAAGTTTTCTTTCAAGGGTTTTATCCGAAGAATCACGCTGCTTGCGGATTCTTTCTATTACTTCATTACGCTTAAAAGCTATATTTCTCAGTTCAAGCTCCTTCACGCAATCGTTTAGTATTTTCTCCGAAGTCGTGTCGTCTATCAAATCATCCGAAGAAAAAACTAACTCGCTCAGCAGTTGCTGCATCTCGACTTTCTCAAAAGAACTCATCAGGGAGGAAACTTCGGTAAACTCCCCTTCACCCACACGTTTGAGGATAACCTTTAAATCGCCATTTTCAAAATGCCTACCAATATTCTCAATCTTTTCGGCGCTCATCAGGTAGGGAAATTTAAGCAGTATCCTCACAATTTCTCTCTCGTGAATGCTTTTTTCCGGAATCAAGGTCGTCGGTGCGAGCGACCCGCGGTTTCTTCCCGGATTCGAGGTTTTTACCAGAGAGAGAAACTCAGACTCCCTTATCCCGAAAAGCCCCGTTACCTTGGAAACAGCTTCAGCCCTGCGGACCGGATCCTTTATTTTTGAAACCAAGTCCACAAGAAATTTTATCGACTCTCCGGAAGACATTTTCTTTTCCCTGTACCTTGCGAAAGTGTCGTCAATAATAAAATCTGAGACATCAACGGCGGCCGCGATCAGCTCGGCGAGACTCTCAGGTCCGTACTCCTCCAGATAATCATCGGGGTCGAGGCCATCGGGAATACGGCAAATACTTGAAGAAATCCCCTGCTCAAGAAGAATTTCTCCGGCCCGGACGGCGGAACGTATCCCAGCGGTATCACCGTCGTAGACAATCACCACCTCCTCACAGAAACGTCGCAGAAATCTGGCGTGCTCATTCGTAAAGGCCGTTCCCAATGTGGCAACCACATTGCGTATTCCATTTGCGTAGAGTTTTATGAAGTCCATGTAGCCTTCAACCAAAACGGCTTTCCGTTTTCTTCCGATTTCACTTTTCGAGTGGTAAAGTCCGTAAAGAACGCTCCTTTTGTCGAAAACAGGGGATTCAGGGGAATTCATGTATTTCGGCTGTTTGGATTCGTCCTCGCTCAGGGTTCTGCCGCCGAAACCGCAAATTCGTCCTGTTATCTCGGTTATGGGAAAAATAATTCTGTTTCGAAACCGATCATAGTGCCCGCTTCCGCTCTCCCTCGCAACGACAAGACCAAGCTCTTCGAGTTCCTTGACACCGATATTATTCTTTGAAGCGAATTTCACGGCGGCATCCCATCTGTCGGGGACAAAGCCGAGTTTGAATTCCTCGATTATCTCCGAGCTGATTCCCCTTGA from Candidatus Dadabacteria bacterium includes the following:
- the dnaG gene encoding DNA primase gives rise to the protein MKNSSFTSAIADIKAKLSIVDVIQGFVSLKKSGKNHIGLCPFHDDNNPSMHVNDEKGFFHCFSCGAGGDVFGFLMRYSNISFPEALKELAQKAGVRLPAPRPRTKSEKKKEATSARFFEINSLVCSFYSNNLRSSGKNSARAREYLESRGISSEIIEEFKLGFVPDRWDAAVKFASKNNIGVKELEELGLVVARESGSGHYDRFRNRIIFPITEITGRICGFGGRTLSEDESKQPKYMNSPESPVFDKRSVLYGLYHSKSEIGRKRKAVLVEGYMDFIKLYANGIRNVVATLGTAFTNEHARFLRRFCEEVVIVYDGDTAGIRSAVRAGEILLEQGISSSICRIPDGLDPDDYLEEYGPESLAELIAAAVDVSDFIIDDTFARYREKKMSSGESIKFLVDLVSKIKDPVRRAEAVSKVTGLFGIRESEFLSLVKTSNPGRNRGSLAPTTLIPEKSIHEREIVRILLKFPYLMSAEKIENIGRHFENGDLKVILKRVGEGEFTEVSSLMSSFEKVEMQQLLSELVFSSDDLIDDTTSEKILNDCVKELELRNIAFKRNEVIERIRKQRDSSDKTLERKLVEQYRDLVSMEKTIRGTAS